A single region of the Montipora capricornis isolate CH-2021 chromosome 13, ASM3666992v2, whole genome shotgun sequence genome encodes:
- the LOC138030291 gene encoding uncharacterized protein, whose amino-acid sequence MKPRYWFSAVFLVARICDIKAANQVCYNENSVDGMFLKGHTFKTLWIQSPLECAIICDQDIRCQSLNFIIYRNICELNNRTKEARPEDFLPDSNRFYMKRAFNRVPLGSIQELPAESCAEIKASEGNKVADSKHWIYSDENAGQAIQATCQEAWQKINEDPVCFGARDDQYGAFNMTKTGNVTAMKLVHRSGSIKCNSVDDASYWSCTNLNFYAKNTFMTIITNANKKALLPTEKDMETASFCNQKKHFYVLERINQGSSELVLSSHSSPLRLLKNQELQIWYGQDWINCSEYDISGKADNTGTTCVDVFAWYM is encoded by the exons ATGAAGCCACGCTATTGGTTCTCAGCTGTTTTTCTGGTTGCAAGAATTTGTGACATTAAGGCAGCAAACCAAGTTTGTTACAACGAAAACTCTGTTGATGGCATGTTTCTTAAAGGCCACACTTTTAAAACATTGTGGATTCAATCTCCATTGGAATGTGCCATCATATGTGACCAGGATATCAGATGCCAAAGCTTAAATTTCATCATTTACAGAAACATTTGCGAGCTGAACAACAGAACGAAAGAAGCTAGGCCCGAAGACTTTTTGCCCGATTCAAATCGATTCTACATGAAGCGCGCATTCAACAGAG TGCCATTGGGCTCAATTCAAGAGCTTCCCGCTGAATCGTGCGCTGAAATCAAAGCGAGTGAAGGAAATAAAGTGGCTGACAGCAAGCACTGGATATACTCAGATGAAAATGCTGGTCAGGCGATCCAGGCTACTTGTCAAG AAGCGTGGCAAAAAATCAACGAAGATCCGGTTTGCTTTGGAGCTCGAGATGATCAATACGGTGCCTTCAACATGACTAAAACTGGAAATGTAACGGCCATGAAGCTCGTGCACAGAAGCGGATCCATCAAATGTAACAGCGTTGACGATGCTTCCTACTGGAGCTGTACCAATTTAAACTTCTATGCAAAAAACACATTTATGACGATTataacaaatgcaaacaaaaaagccCTTCTGCCAACAGAGAAAGATATGGAAACGGCGAGTTTCTGCAACCAGAAAAAGCACTTTTACGTTCTCGAAAGAATTAATCAAGGATCATCAGAGCTTGTTCTAAGCAGCCATTCCAGTCCATTACGTTTGTTGAAGAACCAGGAATTGCAGATATGGTATGGACAGGACTGGATAAATTGTTCGGAATATGACATCAGTGGCAAGGCAGACAACACTGGCACTACTTGTGTTGATGTATTTGCCTGgtacatgtga